A region of the Phaseolus vulgaris cultivar G19833 chromosome 11, P. vulgaris v2.0, whole genome shotgun sequence genome:
CTTTGATGAATCAAATTTGTGTTGAAGGTTGATgttgtgctgcttttggttAGAGCTTCgtctagggtgtttagaatcttgTAAAGATAATTCCTAGTCCTATGCACAAACTGattcaatctattttaaaacagaaaagtgtttttctaagcaaagagaaaagcaaccggttgaattcacgatataatcggttgtttgtcacttagcttgtttgaaggttttcaaaactgtttttgacaaggttgactaactgtcaaaccaattcaaccagttaaaacgacatttcaaccggttgattgtcacattttctaacagcttttcaaaaacctgttaAATCTATTTTCAGTTGAATTAAGACTGATTTGGCTCATGATTAACTGCCTAGAACGACTAGCTTTAAGAGCTATAAACATAGCTTctctttgaaataaaaaatatacagaaAGTGAGATTGAAATTGTTTTGATAAGAGATTTGATAcaaaagttttgcaagatttCTAAGTAGTTGTGCATTTGTTCAAGATCTGATCTTAGGAGCTCTGTGATTCCTGAATTACCAAGTGTAATTTGTTCCTTTctgattcttgtaattgttattttctatatttgtaAAAGGTGTGTAAACCTGTaaggtcagagggtgttctgactaagGTTGTGTGAgaggcaaagagggtgagtgttcttgtggtttcaagatcacctctttgtggcttTGAGTGTgagtaatctgtgattggttgcTAGTGGAaacccagtggttgttctgggGATTGGACGTAGCtcagggttgagtgaaccagtataaattggttgtgtaatctctctctctctctcactcatgataaactgtttgatttgaATTTGTATTGTTGTtgccataaacaaccggttaaaacgaagtttcaaccaattgattttctgCAAACAGTTTCAATTACCTTGTTTGATTGGCTTCCTTAATTACTTATTTTGTGATTGTTTTAAAACTTCATTCTTATCCAATCttttcgaaaatcttttgacaaacaattcaccccccccccctcttgtttaggccattaattataacaattggcatcaagagctaggttcttgaaaaatattaaagttctatttgttttttctaaaactGCTTTAATGGCTGATAAACTACCTTTTCGGGGAGGTGCTTCTATAAACAGACTACCACTGTTCTGTGGTGttaattaccagttttggaaagttaggaTGAAGATTTTTATGCGTTCCACAAATAAAGAAATATGGGAAGCAATTGAAAATTATCCTTTTATTCCTCAAGTTAAAAAAGATGTTCTCTTTGTTGATAAGCCTTCATATGAATGGACTGAGGCTGATACCAAGAAAGCAAAGCTTGATTGGATTGCTAAAAATATTATGACCTCTGCTTTGAGTTGTGATGATTTTTTCAGGGTATCACAATGCACTTCAGcaaaagagatgtgggacatcctTGAGGTCACAGATGAGGGAACTAATAATGTAAAAAGGgcaagaaagcatgctctcatccaagaatatgagttATTCAGAATGCAAAAAGGGGAGACAATCTCTTATGCGCATAAACGATTTTTCCATATTGTGAACCACTTAATGAGCCTTGGAAAGAACTCCTACAAAGAGGGGTTGAACATAAAGATCTTGAAGTGTCTTGATAGGTCTTGGCAGCGAAAAGTCACTACTATTTCTAAATCAAAGGATTTAACATCCATGATAACAACTTCTTCGTTTGGTAAGCTAAGGGAGCACGAGCTTGAGACGAATAGATTGGTTGTCCAAGAAAGTGAGGACAAACACAACAAGGGTATTTCCCTTAAAGCTTCCAACCAGAAAAGGCAACAAGACTCTAGTGATAGTGATGAAGACACAATGAGGTTGTTGTCAAggaagttcagcaaattcttgaaaaagAATAAAGGTCAATCTTCAAAGAGGTACAGTTCTAAGAAGCTAAATGAATTTAATCCTAACAAATATACTTGTTATGGctgtggtgaacaagggcaaATCAAGGCTGAGTGTCCTAACAATGAGAGCAAAGAAAAGGACGATTTCAAAGGAGAAAGGAGAGGAAAAACCAAGAAGgcatacatagcttgggatgataATGAGATATCCTCCTCCAGCTCTTCAGAAGATGAAGAAGCAAATCTATGCTTAAAAGCATCAACATCAAGCAGTGTAAGCTCATCTTCATCAGTCAAAGGTCACAACTACTACCAACTACTTGAAACATTCAATGAAagacatgaagaagctaatagattggctctcttgaacaaccggttgaaaggattgaacaactggcttgaaaacaaagTTAAAGCACTAGAAGAAGAGTTGCAAAAATCTAAAgttgattttgaaaacctgGATTTGATTTTCAAAAATTCTGCTTGCATGTGTGACTTTagtttttgtgaaaactttgaatctcttgaaaagaaggttcactaccttgtgAAAACTATCCATAAGCTTAAAACTGGAAAATCCAATTTTGAGAACGTtcttgcatctcaaaattgtgtcttTAGGCTTAGGATTTTATCCACAGAGCAAAAAGAATgggatttcaaaacctttttcatcagtaccagaaaatcaaccgattaaaagaacgaaacaactagttgttacatgcttttactgtaTGGAGAGAGGTCATTCTGTTAGATTCTAGAGATTTCTTAAAtttcttgttcctaaaggtatcttTAAATGGATTCCAAGAAATTTCTTGATAGTTCTAAAGATAAATCTAACATGAAAGGTCCCAAATTCTTTAAGGGATCAAATCTTGTGATTTAACAAGCTTTCTTTTGCAGAACTTTGCCTCCACTTCAAGGATCTATAGGATCAAGATCTCATGGATGCAAATAATCAAGACAATGCATTGTTCTGAAATTGagtactgtttttttttttgtattctttAAACTTTAAGAATAACTCTTTATTCTTCCTATAATTGAACATTTTATTCTAAATCCAATTCTGTATTTTAACTATTATGATTCTGAATTATGCTTGttttgtattccttttgtttcAATACAAAAATAACAATGTGCTTTAATCTGGATCCCTGTATGTTCAATATCTGTTAAAAGAATTTGGTTTTTCAAACTTCAGGTGTTGCATaaattcaactgattgtttcaaCCCTGTCAGCACTGGTAAAATATGTTTCAAATCTCTATGCTTTGATTTGCTTGTCTGTTCAAACCCAATGACGTTTGTGGTCAACAATGTATTAATTACAGCTTTGAATACAAATTCTCTTTCCAATAACTGCTTTTCATGAAATAGATTCCTCCAAGCATTGGAAATTAAAAATGCTTTTAAGTTTGATCAAATCAGCATGTGTTTTCTGTGCTTTCTGTTAGGTTTGACATAACTGCTTTATTAATCTGATTTGATTCCTTTTTCAGTTTGAATTTAACCCACTAAATGCCAACTTTGACTAACTTTTCTGGGTATATATGTGAGGCTAGTTAGTTGTAGTTGTTCACAAGAAACAACCTCTTTTTCGTCCTTTTCTCTCTGCACTAAATTTGTTCTTCAGTTTACTAACATCTCCTCTACCTAAACCATGGCATCAACACCTCCATCCTCTAAGAGAATAAATACAAGGGCAGTAAGGAGTGGTGGAAAACTAGAAGGTTGGTTTTCAGGAGAATCAGAATTGATAGTAAAATACCTACATGAAACCAGTAGGAAAATTGTTAACACTCCAAAGCTTGTTTCTTTCACCTGGATGAAACAACAAAATCTTACTATGGTGAAGAGTCTTCTAAAGGAGAAAAGGCTGAAAAGTTTCCTTGAGATTTTTGGAACCATATACCCAGATTTGGTGAAGGTATTCTACACAAACCTTCAATTCAATGGTGACACTCTCATGTGAAGGGGTAGGATATTGTAATCACCAATGATGTATGGGTTGCTATAACTGGGCTAAAGTacttgattaagaaattagttttccaaaaacacaaagcaatttaatacagcaccagaaaaacaatcggttgtttataccagttgacAAATATACAagctgaaattaaagagtttaagggagagagagattgcacacatagtttatactggttcactcttaacccaagagctacatccagtttcccagaaaccactgggaaatccactaagtaaccaaacctagattacttacacacaccaccaaagaagtgaccttgatcccttcaagaaacacacttcctttggctcaacacatacaccaccaggaatgttgatcttgacaacctaaAGAGcgagagatcgccgaaacaaggacatcgccgaagatgaagtcagatagtcatttcctagctagccagaggatgaggtcgggagacagcttacctgaacatacacggtgaagcaagtaaagtagatcatgaaggcggccggtgagaccacagggaatgtgtgtacgaaggcacccgaa
Encoded here:
- the LOC137805642 gene encoding uncharacterized protein, which produces MADKLPFRGGASINRLPLFCGVNYQFWKVRMKIFMRSTNKEIWEAIENYPFIPQVKKDVLFVDKPSYEWTEADTKKAKLDWIAKNIMTSALSCDDFFRVSQCTSAKEMWDILEVTDEGTNNVKRARKHALIQEYELFRMQKGETISYAHKRFFHIVNHLMSLGKNSYKEGLNIKILKCLDRSWQRKVTTISKSKDLTSMITTSSFGKLREHELETNRLVVQESEDKHNKGISLKASNQKRQQDSSDSDEDTMRLLSRKFSKFLKKNKGQSSKRYSSKKLNEFNPNKYTCYGCGEQGQIKAECPNNESKEKDDFKGERRGKTKKAYIAWDDNEISSSSSSEDEEANLCLKASTSSSVSSSSSVKGHNYYQLLETFNERHEEANRLALLNNRLKGLNNWLENKVKALEEELQKSKVDFENLDLIFKNSACMCDFSFCENFESLEKKVHYLVKTIHKLKTGKSNFENVLASQNCVFRLRILSTEQKEWDFKTFFISTRKSTD